CAAGATGGCGCTGCGGGACATCACGCTGGTGCGCACGCTGGGCAGTTCGGTGCAGGTCATCACCGCCAGCGGCGACAAGCACCTGATCAAGTACCAGGAAGATGCCAAGGCTGTGCAGGCCCGGATCGAGGCCGCGGTGGGCGTGGCCAAGGCCCGCCCCGCCCCGGCCGCAGAGCCCGACGCATGATCGAGGTGCCCGCCCACGAGACCGGCATCGTCCGGGTCTTCGCCGTCAATGGCGACAGCCGCGGCTCCGGGACGGCCCAGAGCTTCCTGACGCGGCTGGAACAGGACCCGGAGGACATCGCCGCCGAAGCCGTACGCCTGCGTGAGATGCTGGGCGCAGACCAGATCGACCCGACCTATACCGAGACCTTCGCTGTCAAGGACGTCGCTGATCTCGGCCTGAGCCGGTATATCGCCACCGCCATGGACGTCCCGATGGAGACGCTGGCCCCCGACCGCGCGCGCCTCGATGCGCTGGAGGGCGAGGTACTGATCGTGCTCTCCCGGGCACTCGGCGACACCGCACAAACCCTCACGCCGGGGGCGGACCTGACCTTTATCGGGGCCTACAAGATGGCGGAGGTGCCGCTGACCGGACCCGTGAAGGCACCCCCGCCGGACCCGATGCCTGCGCCGACGCCCGTCGACGAAATCGACGCGCCTGAGGAAATCTCCACCGGGCGCCGGACCCTGATCGTGGGCGCGGCCCTGCTGATCGCCGCGCTGCTGGTCATGATCGTCGGGGCGAGCAACTGATGGCGCCTGCGAAACCCCTCGCCCTGATCCATGCGCGGATCGTGGACCCGGGCACCGGAGAGCTCCGCGAAGGCGGGCTCTTGCTGCGCAACGGGGTGATCGCCGCGCATCTCGGACCCGCAGAACGGCTCCCGGCCGACACCGAGGTACTCGACTGCGGCGGCAAATGCCTGGCCCCCGGCATCGTCGATATCGGCGTGAAGGTGGGCGAGCCCGGAGAGCGCCACAAGGAGAGTTTCCGCACCGCGGGGCGCGCGGCGGCGGCCGGCGGCGTGACAACCATGGTCACCCGCGCCGACACCACCCCGGCCATCGACAGCCCCGAAACCCTCGAATTCGCCGCCCGCCGCGCAGCGGAGGCCAGCCCCGTGCGCCTTGCGCCCATGGCCGCCCTGACCAAGGGCCGACAGGGCCGCGAGATGGTCGAGATCGGTTTTTTGCAGGATGCGGGCGCCGTGGCCTTTTCCGACGGCGACCACGTGGTCGCGGACCCCAAGGTGTTCCAGCGCTGCCTGGCCTATGCCACCAGCCTCGGCGCGCTGGTCATGGCGCATCCGCAGGACCCGGGGCTGAGCGCCGGTGCCGCCGTGACCTCGGGCAAGTTCGCCACCCTGCGCGGCCTGCCCGCGGTGTCCCCCATGGCCGAGCGCATGGGGCTGGAGCGCGACCTCGCCCTGGTGGAGATGACGGGTGCGCGCTATCACGCGGACCAGATCACCACCGCCCGCGCCCTGCCCTCTTTGCGCCGCGCGCGCGAGATCGGCCTGGACGTGACGGCGGGCATCTCGATCCACCACCTGACCCTCAACGAATTCGACGTGGGCGACTACCGGACCTTCTTCAAGGTCAAGCCGCCCCTGCGGGCCGAGACCGACCGGGTCGCCATGGTCGCCGCCGTGGCCGCCGGAGAGATCGACATCATCTCGTCGATGCACACGCCCCAGGACGAAGAGAGCAAGCGCCTTCCCTTCGAGGAAGCCGCCTCGGGCGCGG
The Dinoroseobacter shibae DFL 12 = DSM 16493 genome window above contains:
- the pyrC gene encoding dihydroorotase yields the protein MAPAKPLALIHARIVDPGTGELREGGLLLRNGVIAAHLGPAERLPADTEVLDCGGKCLAPGIVDIGVKVGEPGERHKESFRTAGRAAAAGGVTTMVTRADTTPAIDSPETLEFAARRAAEASPVRLAPMAALTKGRQGREMVEIGFLQDAGAVAFSDGDHVVADPKVFQRCLAYATSLGALVMAHPQDPGLSAGAAVTSGKFATLRGLPAVSPMAERMGLERDLALVEMTGARYHADQITTARALPSLRRAREIGLDVTAGISIHHLTLNEFDVGDYRTFFKVKPPLRAETDRVAMVAAVAAGEIDIISSMHTPQDEESKRLPFEEAASGAVGLETLLPAALRLVHSGELTLPQLWRALSLNPANRLGLPQGRLDPGSPADLVLFDPDAPFVLDRTMLHSKSKNTPFDGARLQGRVLRTYVDGRPVHVRDGH